AGAACGTGAATCCAGTAGGACCGGTATTCTCTTTTCAGTGTTTCGACTGCGGTAAGTCGGGACGCGGTGGATGCGGTCGGTCCCGAAATCGGAAACGTATACGTGTCACCCGAAACAAATGTGTTTGTTGGAGTGGACGCATTCACGAAAGTTGCCGTAACTCCAACATCGAGAGAGATCGGAGAACCGGAAGCGGGCGTTATGATCGGAGACGAAAAGTTTTCTCCACCGTCTGTAGACTTACGGTATTCTGCGGTTCCGTGTGCGCCCGATTTTGTGATTTTCAGAACAACGTTTCTGTTACCTAATGGAGTTCCAGCAATTGTCGGAAGAGCAGCTAAACCAGTGCCGGTTTTCGTCGGAGTTCCGACAATTCCAGCGATGTCGCTCTCGGGACGAACACAAAGAACCGGAACCGGTTTTTGTCCTTTCGATTCGTCGAACTCTTCAAAAAATTGTTCGAGAGATCTTACAAGTTCGCCTCGACCAAACACGTCCCGCGCCTGTGGTGCGTTATTGATTATGTAAATTCGATTTGCGTCTCCCGTTTCTGCGGTTCCTACTTTGGAACCGACACGATCCGGTTTTACGTCGCTAAAGTTGATTCCACCGTCTTGGTGATATGTGGAAACATCGCCTGTTGCCATTCGTTCGCTCCTGTTTTCGGAGCGAGTAAGTAGATTTTATCGCGCGTTATCCGCGCTCTTTATTTTTTTTCGTCGGCGGAGACAACTTCTTTTGGTGTCCGCGCTTTGACAAGTCCTTCATCGGAAAGTTTGAGTCCTTTCGCTTGACTGAAACTTTGTCTCGGATCTGCATCACTTACTTTTTCGAGCGAAGACCCATCCGGTTTTACTCCCGCGAATTCTTGAAAAGTCGCAGTCAGATAATCTTCCTCTATATCACTTTCCGGATCAAGTCGTAAATGTTCTTTGAATCCTACCGCAAGTGCCGGCCTGATTTTGTGTTTTTGAATAAACTCGTCTGCTTTCATAATTCCTCCGAACTTACTATTTCCGTTGGCTCCTCGATTTCAAAAGTTCCCGAAGCCAACGTAGGAACTTGCTCCACTTCAAAAATTCCGTCTTCGAAAATCACTTCCAGGTAAATCTTGTAGAGACTCAAACGTTCCGCTGGATCGGTAACGAGAGCGGTTTTTCCCGGCCGGATTTCTACGGTTGCACCTTGCGTGGTAGCATAACGTTCATTTTTTGCGATATAGATCAGGGCTTGATCTACGATTCCGGAATCAATTGGACTGCCTGTAAAATCTCCTTTGGAAAGAAGATCTTGCTTCACATTGTTTAACCAGAAATTCAAAACGTATTTGTATTCCTGTTTGTAATGCTCCTTCAGGTATTGAAGATTTTTTACTCCGTCGATCATCGTAGGTTCGAGTCGCTCGGTTCTTCGTCCGTTTCGTTCCGGTTGATTCGGAGAATGTTCGACGACACAAAACGGAACCAATTCCTGAAACTTGTCATCCGGCGGATGAACTTCGAAAATCCGATCGTTCGGAATGAGTTGACGCGGTTCCGTTTCGGGTGGTTCCGGACTCGCTTGAATCGACCGAATCAAATTCTTTAGGTATTTGATATGTCCGATTTTCATTGTTTCATAAACTCCCGCATTCCGTTTTTGTAATTTTCTTTGAACTGTTCGTAACCTTCGTCAATGGACGGTCCAAGAACCGGACGCGCTGGAATTCCACCAGCTTCATATCCGAACTCGTGGGCTCTCGCATATTTAGCGTTCGTTCCGACGACAGCCTCATATTTTCCGAGAGTCGCAACTTCGAAACTTTTCCATAAATCTTCCGATTTACTCTTGTCTCCCTCGATCAAAAACCTTGGATCGAACCCCTTTTTGGCCTTTCTGGCAATCGTCTCCGGATGCAACGCTTCATATTGAGAAACGTATTTTTGATCTCGAAAACCCTTCGTAATGAGTGCCTGTAAAAGATATGCGTTTTTAATATTCGCGCTTCCGATACAAGATTGAAGTTTGTCGGTTGCGTTTCGAAACAAGTTCTTCAAGTTATCTTTATACGAAATTCCGCTCATCTTAAAAAAACCTGATTTCCTTTTTCCGGCAGATTCAAACCGATCACAATCACAGAAAAGTTTCCACTGTGTTTCCCCGGTAAAAACTTTTCAATCCTCCACGCGAATTTCGCATGTTCGTCGGTGATAGCAATCTCCAAAGGAATCGTCCCGCGAAAGATCCGACAATTTTGATCCAGTTGATTCGATACGGATTCGATTTCATCGAAAAGAATTTCCGCAATCGCATCGTAACCTTGTCTTTCTCCTCCCGTTCCTTTGGTTTCCGTTTGAGTATTGAAATCAAAATATCCTCGAACACGTTTCAATCGAGTCCAGTTTGTTTTTCGAAACGAGTTTAACTCGTTGTCACCGACCGCAGTTTCCAGAGTCGATTTTAAGATCGTGAAATCTGCATTTGTGTGTTTTAGATATGAACGCCT
The nucleotide sequence above comes from Leptospira weilii. Encoded proteins:
- a CDS encoding LIC10173 family protein, with the translated sequence MKIGHIKYLKNLIRSIQASPEPPETEPRQLIPNDRIFEVHPPDDKFQELVPFCVVEHSPNQPERNGRRTERLEPTMIDGVKNLQYLKEHYKQEYKYVLNFWLNNVKQDLLSKGDFTGSPIDSGIVDQALIYIAKNERYATTQGATVEIRPGKTALVTDPAERLSLYKIYLEVIFEDGIFEVEQVPTLASGTFEIEEPTEIVSSEEL
- a CDS encoding phage virion morphogenesis protein, whose amino-acid sequence is MSGISYKDNLKNLFRNATDKLQSCIGSANIKNAYLLQALITKGFRDQKYVSQYEALHPETIARKAKKGFDPRFLIEGDKSKSEDLWKSFEVATLGKYEAVVGTNAKYARAHEFGYEAGGIPARPVLGPSIDEGYEQFKENYKNGMREFMKQ